From Desulfonatronum thiodismutans, a single genomic window includes:
- a CDS encoding rhodanese-like domain-containing protein → MPTSHPKPSTRFLIPAVLLAMLVAVLIFQYATQSSSTTVSGDNLTANAAWEMVQERKLTIVDIRRAEEWQQTGTPQDAIRLSFETHPQGPEGFLRDLEAALESDKTRPFAIICRTGNRTGLLLPFLHANGFTKAQAIPEGMTGSSHGRGWLRHGLPVDR, encoded by the coding sequence ATGCCGACTTCACATCCCAAGCCCTCAACACGCTTCCTGATCCCCGCCGTGCTTCTGGCCATGCTGGTCGCGGTGCTGATTTTTCAATACGCGACCCAGTCCTCGTCAACAACCGTTTCGGGAGACAACCTTACGGCCAATGCCGCCTGGGAGATGGTTCAGGAGAGGAAGCTGACCATCGTGGACATCCGGCGCGCGGAAGAATGGCAGCAAACCGGAACGCCTCAAGACGCGATCCGGCTGTCCTTCGAAACCCACCCCCAAGGACCGGAAGGCTTCCTCCGCGACCTGGAAGCGGCCCTGGAATCCGATAAAACCCGACCTTTCGCCATTATCTGCCGCACCGGCAACCGCACCGGCCTGCTGCTTCCCTTCCTGCACGCCAACGGATTCACCAAGGCCCAGGCTATCCCCGAAGGCATGACCGGAAGCAGCCATGGACGCGGCTGGCTACGTCACGGCCTGCCAGTGGACCGCTGA